Genomic segment of Fimbriimonadia bacterium:
GAAGTCCGCGCACTCTATCCAGATGTGGGCCGCGTCGAACACCTCCGGCGCGACGCGAAGGCAATGCAGGATCTTGGACCAGAACCACTCGGACGAGTAGGTACCGCCGCATTTCAGCAGGTAGTGGGGGCGTAGTTCGGCGGCCTTGGCAGTAATTTCCGCAGCCTCTGCGGTGCTCGTGTGGTCCTTCCAAAGCCACGCCATCGCGTTGGGGTTGTCGCGGAATCGCTCGTGGAAAGCGAGAGGCGTGCCCTCTGCATCGAGGGGCAAGGGAGTGCTGCCTGTGGTGTCCACGCCGATGGCCAGAATCTGCGTCGGGTCGAAGCCCGGCTCATTGGCTGCAGCGTCCCGTATGGCACCACGAACGGCCTCGTCCATGCCGGTGAGGTAGTCGTCTGGGTGCTGGCGGGCGAGATCCGGGTCGCGCTCGTCGAGGATGATTCCCTCGACTCCGTGGGGATAGGCGGCCACGTGCGTGCCGACTTCGGCCCCATCGGAGACGCGCACGATCAGTGCACGGACTGTGTTAGTGCCGAAGTCCAGCCCTAGAGCGAAAGAGCGAGTGTCTATCACCGAAGCGGCTCCTTTCGGGGCAGTTCTTCTGCTCCGTTTTTCGACGTGCTGGTGCCGAGACCTGCGTGCGACTAGGCCTTGGTAAGCCGCTCCGCGAGCCACTCAGCGGCATCGGTGGCCTCTCGGTCCGAGATGCCGTGTGCGACAGGGTACTCTCGGTACGTGAGGTCCGCACCGGCGTCGCGGAGGGCAGCCGCTATGGCGTGCCCGGCAGTGAGAGGCACCAGCGGATCGGCAGTACCGTGGGCGATGAAGTAGGGTTTCGCGCGAACCTCCTCCCATCGGTACGGGAGCGCCTCGGTCTCGATGAGGAAACCGCTGAGACCGATCACTCCGGCCACCAGAGACGGCCGATGAAGCGAGACGGCTAGCGACATTGCCGACCCCATGCTGAAGCCGTACAGGAACATGCGCTCTGCATCCACCGGGTAGGTGCGCGGCAAGTGCTCCAGGAACTGCACCAGCAGCCCCAGCGACTCCAAGAAGCTCGGTATGTCGGGAGTGAGGCGCTCGTCAATCTCATGCCAGGTCGCACCGCCGAAGCCATACGGCCGGGGAGCCCTTGCAGAAACTACCGCGACACGCTCTGGCAACAGCTTGCCGAGCGGCAGAAGGTCGTACTCGTCAGCCCCTAGGCCGTGGAGAAACACGACCGCCGGATGGGGTGGGCTCCCAGATCGAGCTGGAGCGTAGATGTGACGAAGGGATAAGGATGGGGAGCGGTCCATGCGATGCGTTGTACCCGCGGGGGTACAGTACGCTGCGCCTGAGGGTGCGCTCAGCGGATTCACGGAGGAGAGGACGGCATGAGAACGGCGGCGCTGGTGATTGCAGCAATGGCGGCAGTGACCGTCCATGGCGACCGGCTCTTCGACATCCCGACGGGTTCCATTGCTCAGCGCGGAACTTTGCGGATGGACTTCTTCGCCGCAACCTCCGACTTGGATCTCAACCGGCAACGCTTGCAGGTGACTGCCACGAAGAACGTGGAGCTGACGGTCTCGCGCGAAGCGCTTCCCGGCATCCACACCCGCGAAAGCCTCGACTTCCACTACAACTACGTCCCTCCGATCACCGAACGCTTCCCCGGCATCAGCGTCGGCGTTCTGGACGTGTTGGGGCACACCAAGGCCGGGCGCGCGCCCTATCTGGCATTCAGCTATTCGCTACCGATGATGAACGCGGCCGCGTGGGAGAAGGATTTTCTGCTGCACTTCGGCTTCGGCAGCGGGGCGATCGGAGGGGTTTTCGCGGGCTTCGAGTTCCCGCTGACCAACAACTTCACCCTATGGGGGGAGCACGACAGCAGACGGATTAATGCCGGCGCTCAGTGGACGCCGTCGAGGGGGCTCGGAATCCGGCTCTTTATGTCCGACAGCCGCGCTTGGTTCGGTCTCGGCTTTATCCACACGTTCGGACGGACGGGCATCCCGGCCGACGACATCGAACCCTAGCGATCCGATAGTGGGACGAACTCCCGAGGCGCTGGTCCGTTGTAGAGCGAGGTCGGGCGGATGATGCGGTTCGCCGACAACTGCTCGATCATGTGCGCCGACCAGCCCACGGTCCGCGACGCCGCGAAGAGGGGCGTATACAGCGGGATAGGCAGGCCTAGAAGGTAGTAGGTCCATGCCGAGGGGAAGTCCAGGTTCGGAAACAGCTTCTTCGCTTCCCACATCTCCTGCTCGATGGCCTCCGCGATCTCGAACCACTTCCAGTCGCCCTTCTGCTCGCACACCCGCTTGCCGAACTCCTTCATCACGCCCGCTCGGCTGTCCGAGTGCTTGTACTCGCGGTGCCCGAAGCCCATCACCTTCTTCTTGGCGGCAAGTGCTTCGCGGATGTACTCCCTCGCCCGGTCCGGCGTGCCGACGTCGAGCAACAACTCCATGGCTGCCTCGTTTGCGCCTCCGTGCAAGGGCCCCTTCAATGCACCGATGGCCGCGATAGTGCCGGAGTAGAGGTCGCTCAACGTGCTCACTACCACGCGGGAGGCAAAGGTCGAAGCGTTCAGGCCATGCTCCATGTAGAGGATCAGCGAGCCGTTGATGACGTGCTCAGCGAGTGGGTCGGGCCTCTGGCCCGTAAGCATATAGAGGATGTTTCCGGCGTGCGAGATGGAGGAATCCGGTTGCACCGGTGGCTCGCCCTGGACAACGATGCGATAGCCGTTTGGAACGAGTGCCCCGATCTGCCCGATGAGCCGAATCGCCTTCCGCATGTTGGCTTCGGCGGAGTGGTCCGTACGGTCCGGGTCGTGCAGTGCAAGCAACGACACGCCTGCCCGCAGTATGTCCATCGGATGCGCTTCCTTGGGGAACGAGCGTAAGGCGTCGTACACTGCGGCAGGAACGCAACGGCCTTCTGCAATCGCAGCGCAGAAGTTCGCGAGCTGGTCGCGATTCGGAAGCTCGCCGTTCAGCACGAGGAAAGCGACTTCCTCGAAGCTCGCTTGTTCGGCGAGCACGTGCACGTCGTAGCCGCGATAGGTCAAGACGCTCCGCTCGACGTCTATGTCCGAGATACCGGAGACGGCTGCAACGACCCCTTGAAGCCCAGGGCTATACTCTGACGCCATACCTTCCCCCCAACGTTAGCCAGGAAAACGTTCCGACAAGGCCCGGTCCGCCTGATCGAATGCTGCGTAGTCGATCAGCTCGTAAAGCTCCTGACGGGTGCGCATCCGATCCAGCAACTCGGATTGGGTCCCGGAGCGCTTCAATTCTGTGTACGTCTCCCCTACCGCTGCCAGCATCACGCGAAAAGCGGTCATGGGAAAGATGACGAGATTGTACCCAAGGGCCCCGAAGCGCTCGGCCGGGATGATTGGCGTCTTGCCGAACTCCGTCATGTTGGCGAGCAGCGGCACGTCGAGTGCAGAGCGAAACGCTGCGAACTCCTCCTCACCCTCCAGCCCCTCGGGAAAGATGGCGTCGGCGCCTGCCTGGACGTAGGCCTGTGCACGCCGCACCGCAGCCTCCACTCCCTCGACGCTTCTTGCATCTGTTCGCGCCATGATCACGAAGTCGGGGTCGGACCGCGCCTCGCATGCCGCCGCGATCTTCTGCTGCATCTGCGAGACGGGAATCACCCGCTTACCGTCCAGATGACCGCAGCGCTTGGGAAACAACTGGTCCTCCAGATGTAGTCCGGCCAAGCCTGCCGCCTCGAACTCGCGGACCGTTCTCATCACGTTGTGCACCTCACCATAGCCCGTGTCGGCGTCGCACAGACACGGAAGGGGCGTGGCATCGGTGATGTATTTTGCCTGGCGCGCCATCTCGGTGAGAGTGAGCAGCCCGATGTCTGGCACGGCCATGAGCGAGTTAGTTACCCCCGCCCCCGAGATGTACAACCCCTCGAATCCGGCTGCCGTGGCGAGACGGGCGGTGACCGCATCGTACACGCCGGGCAGGACGACACCGATGCCGTTCATCAGCGCCCTAAGCTGAGACGCACGTGTTGCCATGCCCCCAATGATGCACCACGAGGCATCCCGAATGCCGACTTGGGAGCGCCATCTCATGGGCGGGTGGTGGTTGCGAAGTAGGGCGCGGATGCCCCCGGTCACTCCAGCGGGGTATACCTGGAGGTCGCGCACAGGATTGCCGCGCCGTGCGGGGAACCTTTCAGGTGGCGCAGCGACGCGCCGGACGAGCGGACACCGGTTGAGCGGAGGACAAGACGCAGATGAACGGCGCATCCGCCCCTACACAGGTGGAGGGCGTAACCGTGGAGAACGCGTGGCTCCATTGCGCTAACCCGAAGTGCAAGAAGACCCTCTTCGCCCGTGAGTTCGAGCGGAGTCTCAAGGTCTGCAAGCATTGCGGGCACCATTCGCGCCTGTCCGCCAGAGAACGCATTGCGGTTACCGCCGACGAGGGCAGCTTCACGGAGTTGTTCGGCGAACTGCGTTCGGCAGATCCTTTGCAGTTCCCAAGCTATGCCGAAAAGATGAGGGCCGCCGAGTCCTCGACGGGTAGCAGCGATGCGCTCCTGGTAGGCACCGCCCTGTTGAACGAGCGACGTGTGGTGCTAGGCGTCATGGAGTTCGGCTTTATGGGCGGCAGCATGGGTTCGGTGGTGGGCGAGCGCATGTACCGCGCATTCGAGCTCGCTGCCAAGGAGAAGCTGCCGGTGATCGTGTTCGCCGCGAGCGGCGGGGCTAGGATGCAAGAAGGCCTGATCGCTCTTATGCAGATGGCCAAGACCGCGGCGGGCGTGAACTTAGTGAACGAGGCCGGCGTTCCCTACATCTCGGTATTCACGAACCCCACAATGGCAGGCGTGCTCGCTTCGTTCGCATCGCTCGGCGACATCATCCTCGCAGAGCCGGGGGCCAAGGTCGGCTTCGCAGGCGAGCGGGTTGCGGCCCAGGCGACCGTGGGCAAGCCCCCGCCGGACTTCCAGACCGCGGAGTTTCAATACCGACACGGCATGATTGACCGTATCGTGCACCGGAAGGACATGCGGCGTACACTGAACGGTCTCATCTCATTGCTGGTGGGAGAGTGAACCGATGTCCAAGGCCGAGACCGAACTGCAGGAACTGCTCAGGGAGCTTCGCGAGAAGGTGGAGCATGTGCGGCGCCTGATGCACGAGCGAGGCGACGCCCTGGACGAAGAGCCGGTCCGTGCGGTCGTGCACATGCGCGTGCCGATGGAGGAAGCCGCGGAGCCGACAGCGAGCGAGGGGGCTGAAGACAGCTAATGGCCCATTTGGACTTCTCGGAGCTCGAGCGGCCGCTACAGGAGCTGCGGCAGCAGATTCAGAAGATCGAGCAGTTCGCTCGCGACAGCAACCTGCCTGAGCCTGCAGAGCTGGCACGCCATCGAGATCACCTCCGCCGCCTCGAGGAGCGGGTCTACTCGAACCTCACTGCGTGGGACAAGACGCTGATCGCACGCCACCCTCAGCGTCCGCAAGCACTCGACTTCGTGCGCAATATGTTCGAGGAGTTCACCGAGCTGCACGGTGATAGGAAGGGCAGCGAGGAGGGGGCGATCGTAGCTGGCCTCGCTCGACTCGATGGCAGGCGCGTGGCCGTCGTCGCACAGCAAAAAGGTCGAGACGCGAAGGAACGCAAGCTGCGTAACTTCGGCATGGCGAGACCTGGCGCCTATCGCAAGGCGATGCGGATGATGGACCTGGCGGATCGCTTCCACCTCCCGTTGATCACGCTGGTGGATACGCCCGCCGCGGATCCGGGAGTGGAGTCGGAGCAAGCGGGCATAAGCTGGGTAATTGCGGAGAGCATGGCGCGCATGTTCCGACTGAAGGTGCCCGTGGTGTCGGCGGTGCTGGGCGAGGGGGGGAGCGGAGGCGCCATCGCTCTGGCCTGCGCGAACAAGGTGCTAATGCTGAAGTACGCCATCTACTCGGTGATTCCACCCGAAGGATGCGCGGCGATCCTTTGGCGTGATCCCAACCGGCGGGCCGAAGCCGCGGCGGCGTTGCGTCTCACCGCGGACGACGCGCTGCACTTCGGGTTGGCCGACGAGGTGGTTCCCGAGCCTCCCGGCGCAGCGCATACCTACCCCTTGGACGTGGCTACATCACTTCGAGAGGCGCTGTCCCGTGCGCTATCCGAGCTGGCACAGGTACCACCATCGGATCTGCTGAGTGAGCGGCGGGCTCGCTTCGAGCGTTTGGGCGTAACTTTGTCGGCGGTGTGATCCGCTAGGCCGAGGGCTCCGGGGTGACCAGCAGTTGCTCCAGTGCCGCAACCGGGTCACGGCTCGCGGTGAGCGCCCGACCCACCACCACGTAACTCGCTCCTGCCTCGAACGCTTCGCCGATGGTCGCCGTGCGCCGCTGGTCGTGCACCTCGGCGCCTGGATGCCGCACTCCCGGACAGACGATGAGGAAGTCGGGGGAGACGAAGGCGCGTATGCGCGGCGCCTCGTGAGCCGAGCAGACCACGCCATCCAGCCCCGAACTCAGGGCCAGCCGCGCCATCGCGTCGGCGTGGTCGTCCACGCTGCGACCTATACCCAGCTCCTCGCGCAAAATCTCGTCGGTGAGGCTGGTCAGCACGGTGACGCCGACCAAGAAGGGCCTCTCGAGCGGCCCGGCGTCCACGGCGGCGTCCACCGCTGCGCGCAACATGGCGCTGCCACCCGAGGTGTGCAGGGTGAGCATCCACACGCCGTAACGTGCCGCTTCGTACACCGCGAGGGCGACGGTGTTCGGGATGTCGTGGAACTTGAGGTCGAGGAAGATGCGTTCGGCACCGGCGTCGCGCAGGCGGGCGATCACGTCCAGTCCGTGATTCACCACCAGCGCCGGTCCGATCTTGAACGACGTGATGCTCTCGGACAGGCTGTGCACTAGGGCCGCGGCATCCTTGAGAGAGCTCGTGTCTAGCGCGACGATTACCCTGCTACGATTCACCCGACACCCCCCGAGCGGATAGCCTATTGTATCCCGTGCCGGCTCCGGTCGGTGACCGCAACCCACCCTCTCCGCCCGGCCGAGCTGTTGCGAGATTGCGTAGCCGCGTAATTCCGGCGTCTCGCTGGTTCCGATACTCATCGCCGGGACGGCGATGCCACGGCTGTAACCCCCCGTGGTTCCGGCGTCCTCGCCGGTTCCGAACCCATCGCCGAGACGGCGATGCCACGATATCTATCTCCCCATCCGCCCTCGGATGGGGGGACTAACACGTGATCCAAAGGCACGAGCAGGCTCGTTCAGCATTCCGTACCGGCCCATCGTGCACCAGCGCGGCTCTCAGGTCCGGGCTGTGCGGCCAAGTGACACATCGGGCCGGAACGAGGCCGGCGGCGTATCCGACGCCCCGTAGACGGTGCTTACTGCGGCGTGCCACTCGGCTATACTTCCACCCGGCAATGAGTCGGGCAGCGACACAGCTTGCGATCGTAGCGAAAGGCGCGTCGCCCATCAAGGGCTTCTTCGAGTTCGTCGGCGACCTTACGCTGCTCACCGGCAGAACCGTGTGGTGGGCGCTACGCCCGCCGTATGAAGTCGGTGAGCTGATGCTGCAGATGGCCTTCGTTGGGGTGGCATCCGTACCCATCGTAGTGGTAACCAGCGCCTTCAGCGGCGCAGTGCTGTCGCTCTACAGCTCTCTGCTGCTCGTCAAGTTCAACGTCGGCTCGCTGACCGGCGGAGCCGTCGGACTTGCAGTCACGCGGGAGCTAGCCCCGGTTCTGGCAGGCATCATGGTGGCGGCGCGATGCGGCTCTGCGATGGCCGCGCAGATTGGTTCGATGAAGGTGACCGAGCAAGTGGATGCGCTCCGTGCGCTGTCGGTATCTCCCATCGGCTATTTGGTTGTGCCGCGAGTGTTCGCCAGCGTGCTGATGCTGCCGGTACTGTGCTTGCTCGGCATGTACGGCGGCGTGATCGGTGGGCTCGTCGTCGGGAAGTCGCTGGGGGTACCGACGGCGGCGTTCATGCGCACGCTCACGCAGTTCGTCGAGCCATGGGACATCTATGGAGGGTTGATCAAGTCGGTGTGTTTCGGCCTCATCGTCGCGATAGTGAGCTGCCGGCAGGGCTTGGTGACGGAAGGTGGCGCGGTCGGTGTTGGACGCTCCACCACGAACGCCGTGGTGTACTCTATGGTACTGATCTATATCGTCAACTACTTCTTGGCCGCATGGCTGTTCACGTGATGGAACGGGCATGATCCGAGTGGAAGGGCTGACAGTTCGTTTCGGAGACCGGGAGGTCCTGAACGGCATAGACCTCGATTTCCCGCGCGGTCAGACCACGGCAATCATGGGTGCATCCGGTGGAGGCAAGACCACCCTACTTCGCTGCATCGCCGGGCTGATCCCTGCAACCGAGGGCCGTGTGTTCTTCGATGGTACGGATGTCACCAGGCTGCCCGAGCGGAAGCTGCTACCCTTCCGGAGGCGGACGGGCTTCGTGTTTCAGTACGCGGCATTGTTCGACTACCTGACCGTCGGCGAGAACGTCGCGTTCGGCGCGCAGCGTCTCGGGCATACTCCGCGCTCGCGTATACCAGACTTGGTGAAGGAGAAGCTCGCCCTCGTCGGGATGCAGGACACGGAGCACCTCTACCCCAGCCAGCTTTCGGGCGGCATGAGAAAGCGCGTCGGCCTAGCGCGAGCCATCGCGACCGAGCCCGAAGTGTTGTTCTACGACGAGCCGACGAGCGGCCTCGACCCCGTAATGGCGTATACGATAGACACGCTCATCCGGGACCTGAAGACACGGCTCGGCGTCACGTCCGTAGTTGTCTCGCATGACGTGAACAGCGTGTTTCGGGTAGCGGATCGGGTGGCGGTTTTGGCCAAAGGGCGTATCGTGGAGATGGGGGACCCGGCTACAATACGGGCGAGCAGGCAGCCGGACGTCGTGGAGCTTCTGTCGGCGTACGGGGCCTCTTCTCTGGAGTAAGGAGGCGGCATCCGATGCAGTCGGCGACATGGAAAGTGGGCTTGCTGGTTGTCGTCTTCGCTGCACTGGCGTACGGCGTGTACGTGCTGTTCGGCGCGCGACTTACGGGCGAGAACGTGTACCGAGTGTACGCGGACTTCGAGAACATCGGAGGGCTCACCAAAGGCGCCAAGGTGATGATGGCCGGCGTGGACGTGGGCATGGTGGAGGCCATCGAGTTGATGTCTGCACACCGCGCCCGGGCCACTCTCGCCATCCGCCGCGGCGTTCGCATTCCGGAAGGCACTACCGCACGCCTGCCCGGCTCGGTGTTCCTGCCCGCGGACCAAAAGGTTGACCTCATTCCGCCGACCGAGATCGTGGGGTTCCTCGAGCCTGGCCAGGTGATGAGGGGCACGCTGGGAGAGACGCTCGAGAGCATCCTGCCAGAAGGTCGCAAAACCCTAGTCGCCGTGCAGGAAGCAATCAAGGCGCTGCAGGCTGTCGTGGAGGACCAAGAGTATCAGCTTCGGCTCAAGAGCATCTTAGCCAACGCCGATCTGACGAGTGCGCAGATTGCGTTGCTGTCCCGGAGGCTGAATCGCTTTGCTTCGGACAACGAGGCCATTCTGAACCGCATCATTCGGGATGCAGCAGCCGCGACCGCAGATGTGAAGGTGGCTGTCGCCGCCGCCACGGACTTCATCAGTGATCCGCAGTGGAAGAGCCGGGCCGAGGCCCTTCTCGATTCGCTCCAGCTCACTGCAGACCGAACGCAACAGCTCGTCGCCTCGGTGGACGAACTGGTGAGCGATCGGGAGCTTCAGGCCAATATCCGCTCGACGGCCAAGAACGTGGACAGCATCACGCAGAGCGGCGTGGAGATGGCGGCGACGGGCAAGGAGATCGCCGAGAACGTGAAGCTGTTCTCCGAAAAGGCCAACGTGCTGGCAGACGATGCATCCGAAATAGCTGCAGAGGCGAAGACACTCCTGAATCGCCTCAACGAGATCGTGCAGGGGGTGCCGACGATCCGCCCGCCTCGCTTCGGTGAGCCCCAGACCCGGTTAGACTTCCTTCGGGACACGGGCCTGTCGCGTTTTCGGACAGATATCTTCATGGACTATCCGCTGACCTCGAGCACCCGACTTTTCGGAGGGGTGTACGACGCGACCGAGGATAACAGCATCACCCTGCAATACGGGATTCGGCACTCGCCGAGGGTCTCCAGCCGGTATGGTCTCTACGCCTCCAAGCCAGGGGTTGGGGTAGACTTCGCGCTGTCACCGCGCATGTGGTTGGAGGCCGATGCGTTCGACCCCAACGACTTGTCGTTCAACGTACGCGCTCGGTTCGGAATAGGTCCCAACTGGGGCGGCTTC
This window contains:
- a CDS encoding dienelactone hydrolase family protein — encoded protein: MDRSPSLSLRHIYAPARSGSPPHPAVVFLHGLGADEYDLLPLGKLLPERVAVVSARAPRPYGFGGATWHEIDERLTPDIPSFLESLGLLVQFLEHLPRTYPVDAERMFLYGFSMGSAMSLAVSLHRPSLVAGVIGLSGFLIETEALPYRWEEVRAKPYFIAHGTADPLVPLTAGHAIAAALRDAGADLTYREYPVAHGISDREATDAAEWLAERLTKA
- a CDS encoding citrate synthase (catalyzes the formation of citrate from acetyl-CoA and oxaloacetate), giving the protein MASEYSPGLQGVVAAVSGISDIDVERSVLTYRGYDVHVLAEQASFEEVAFLVLNGELPNRDQLANFCAAIAEGRCVPAAVYDALRSFPKEAHPMDILRAGVSLLALHDPDRTDHSAEANMRKAIRLIGQIGALVPNGYRIVVQGEPPVQPDSSISHAGNILYMLTGQRPDPLAEHVINGSLILYMEHGLNASTFASRVVVSTLSDLYSGTIAAIGALKGPLHGGANEAAMELLLDVGTPDRAREYIREALAAKKKVMGFGHREYKHSDSRAGVMKEFGKRVCEQKGDWKWFEIAEAIEQEMWEAKKLFPNLDFPSAWTYYLLGLPIPLYTPLFAASRTVGWSAHMIEQLSANRIIRPTSLYNGPAPREFVPLSDR
- the prpB gene encoding methylisocitrate lyase, which gives rise to MATRASQLRALMNGIGVVLPGVYDAVTARLATAAGFEGLYISGAGVTNSLMAVPDIGLLTLTEMARQAKYITDATPLPCLCDADTGYGEVHNVMRTVREFEAAGLAGLHLEDQLFPKRCGHLDGKRVIPVSQMQQKIAAACEARSDPDFVIMARTDARSVEGVEAAVRRAQAYVQAGADAIFPEGLEGEEEFAAFRSALDVPLLANMTEFGKTPIIPAERFGALGYNLVIFPMTAFRVMLAAVGETYTELKRSGTQSELLDRMRTRQELYELIDYAAFDQADRALSERFPG
- the accD gene encoding acetyl-CoA carboxylase, carboxyltransferase subunit beta, whose translation is MNGASAPTQVEGVTVENAWLHCANPKCKKTLFAREFERSLKVCKHCGHHSRLSARERIAVTADEGSFTELFGELRSADPLQFPSYAEKMRAAESSTGSSDALLVGTALLNERRVVLGVMEFGFMGGSMGSVVGERMYRAFELAAKEKLPVIVFAASGGARMQEGLIALMQMAKTAAGVNLVNEAGVPYISVFTNPTMAGVLASFASLGDIILAEPGAKVGFAGERVAAQATVGKPPPDFQTAEFQYRHGMIDRIVHRKDMRRTLNGLISLLVGE
- a CDS encoding acetyl-CoA carboxylase carboxyltransferase subunit alpha encodes the protein MAHLDFSELERPLQELRQQIQKIEQFARDSNLPEPAELARHRDHLRRLEERVYSNLTAWDKTLIARHPQRPQALDFVRNMFEEFTELHGDRKGSEEGAIVAGLARLDGRRVAVVAQQKGRDAKERKLRNFGMARPGAYRKAMRMMDLADRFHLPLITLVDTPAADPGVESEQAGISWVIAESMARMFRLKVPVVSAVLGEGGSGGAIALACANKVLMLKYAIYSVIPPEGCAAILWRDPNRRAEAAAALRLTADDALHFGLADEVVPEPPGAAHTYPLDVATSLREALSRALSELAQVPPSDLLSERRARFERLGVTLSAV
- the pyrF gene encoding orotidine-5'-phosphate decarboxylase, whose translation is MSIGTSETPELRGYAISQQLGRAERVGCGHRPEPARDTIGYPLGGCRVNRSRVIVALDTSSLKDAAALVHSLSESITSFKIGPALVVNHGLDVIARLRDAGAERIFLDLKFHDIPNTVALAVYEAARYGVWMLTLHTSGGSAMLRAAVDAAVDAGPLERPFLVGVTVLTSLTDEILREELGIGRSVDDHADAMARLALSSGLDGVVCSAHEAPRIRAFVSPDFLIVCPGVRHPGAEVHDQRRTATIGEAFEAGASYVVVGRALTASRDPVAALEQLLVTPEPSA
- a CDS encoding ABC transporter permease, translated to MSRAATQLAIVAKGASPIKGFFEFVGDLTLLTGRTVWWALRPPYEVGELMLQMAFVGVASVPIVVVTSAFSGAVLSLYSSLLLVKFNVGSLTGGAVGLAVTRELAPVLAGIMVAARCGSAMAAQIGSMKVTEQVDALRALSVSPIGYLVVPRVFASVLMLPVLCLLGMYGGVIGGLVVGKSLGVPTAAFMRTLTQFVEPWDIYGGLIKSVCFGLIVAIVSCRQGLVTEGGAVGVGRSTTNAVVYSMVLIYIVNYFLAAWLFT
- a CDS encoding ABC transporter ATP-binding protein, producing the protein MIRVEGLTVRFGDREVLNGIDLDFPRGQTTAIMGASGGGKTTLLRCIAGLIPATEGRVFFDGTDVTRLPERKLLPFRRRTGFVFQYAALFDYLTVGENVAFGAQRLGHTPRSRIPDLVKEKLALVGMQDTEHLYPSQLSGGMRKRVGLARAIATEPEVLFYDEPTSGLDPVMAYTIDTLIRDLKTRLGVTSVVVSHDVNSVFRVADRVAVLAKGRIVEMGDPATIRASRQPDVVELLSAYGASSLE
- a CDS encoding MCE family protein yields the protein MQSATWKVGLLVVVFAALAYGVYVLFGARLTGENVYRVYADFENIGGLTKGAKVMMAGVDVGMVEAIELMSAHRARATLAIRRGVRIPEGTTARLPGSVFLPADQKVDLIPPTEIVGFLEPGQVMRGTLGETLESILPEGRKTLVAVQEAIKALQAVVEDQEYQLRLKSILANADLTSAQIALLSRRLNRFASDNEAILNRIIRDAAAATADVKVAVAAATDFISDPQWKSRAEALLDSLQLTADRTQQLVASVDELVSDRELQANIRSTAKNVDSITQSGVEMAATGKEIAENVKLFSEKANVLADDASEIAAEAKTLLNRLNEIVQGVPTIRPPRFGEPQTRLDFLRDTGLSRFRTDIFMDYPLTSSTRLFGGVYDATEDNSITLQYGIRHSPRVSSRYGLYASKPGVGVDFALSPRMWLEADAFDPNDLSFNVRARFGIGPNWGGFFGVDRIFEDNSLILGMSVWR